A region from the Lentimonas sp. CC4 genome encodes:
- a CDS encoding N-acetylmuramoyl-L-alanine amidase: MLFLRFVASAWALDASALAIEMSTRYAPYADWAKVMDVDVLARQTPSRYWRTPNEIVSERAEGALPLAGLHIALDPGHIGGAWADAEGRHFRITEDDFYVREGELVLLVAQRAREQLVALGAKVSLLREANLPVNPKRPFDYLELAATQVRQPIECTPEALWAYGSALRARAERLSIVTGELLERARLVNQEIQPDALISLHINAAAWPVSESESESESDSESEIDSESESDSESESDSESESDSKVGDDGYSDKYGDEKMLCLVDSNHLHALIFGCMSAGELQSGRQQAQLAVKLVNGSGAVELSLGDALMVTLAEATALPAGKYEGHNAILLDLEQPYLFARNLLMLRMVECPTVLLEPHVANSVTAYARIQAALADRAAARALADDDILVEYADAVVAGVLACYADVSVD; encoded by the coding sequence ATGCTTTTTCTTAGGTTCGTGGCGTCTGCTTGGGCGCTCGACGCTTCTGCATTGGCGATCGAGATGTCGACGCGCTATGCCCCGTATGCGGATTGGGCCAAGGTGATGGATGTCGATGTGTTGGCGCGTCAAACGCCGTCGCGCTATTGGCGCACGCCAAATGAGATCGTTTCGGAGCGTGCGGAGGGTGCCTTGCCTTTGGCGGGACTGCACATCGCTTTAGATCCAGGGCATATCGGCGGGGCGTGGGCAGATGCCGAGGGGCGACATTTTCGGATCACAGAGGATGATTTTTATGTGCGCGAGGGCGAACTCGTGTTGCTGGTGGCGCAGAGGGCTCGGGAGCAGTTAGTCGCGTTGGGGGCGAAGGTGTCGTTGCTGCGGGAGGCAAATTTACCAGTCAATCCTAAGCGGCCGTTTGATTATTTGGAATTAGCTGCGACGCAGGTGCGGCAGCCGATTGAATGCACGCCGGAGGCACTGTGGGCGTATGGTAGTGCGCTTCGGGCTAGGGCTGAGCGTTTATCCATTGTGACGGGAGAACTTCTCGAGCGTGCGCGCTTGGTGAATCAGGAGATTCAGCCTGATGCATTGATCTCGCTGCACATCAATGCGGCGGCATGGCCAGTTAGTGAGAGTGAGAGTGAGAGTGAGAGTGATAGTGAGAGTGAGATTGATAGTGAGAGTGAGAGTGATAGTGAGAGTGAGAGTGATAGTGAGAGTGAGAGTGATAGTAAGGTTGGAGATGATGGATATAGTGATAAATACGGTGATGAAAAGATGCTATGTTTAGTCGACTCGAATCATTTGCATGCGTTGATTTTCGGCTGCATGAGTGCGGGGGAATTGCAGTCCGGGCGTCAGCAGGCGCAGTTGGCGGTGAAGCTCGTTAATGGGAGTGGCGCTGTGGAACTATCATTAGGAGATGCGTTGATGGTTACATTGGCGGAGGCGACGGCTCTACCCGCTGGCAAGTATGAGGGGCATAATGCGATACTATTGGACCTAGAGCAGCCGTATTTGTTTGCGCGTAATTTGTTGATGCTGCGGATGGTTGAGTGCCCAACGGTATTGCTGGAGCCCCATGTGGCAAATAGTGTGACCGCGTATGCTCGGATTCAGGCTGCGTTGGCTGATCGGGCTGCGGCGCGAGCGCTGGCAGATGATGATATTTTGGTGGAGTATGCAGATGCAGTGGTCGCTGGAGTGTTGGCTTGCTATGCGGATGTTTCGGTTGATTAG
- a CDS encoding VCBS repeat-containing protein produces MRAGLKQSLLCGCGVLFVSLLTGAETSSFSFSGPEVLKLDWGTRALNVCDVNQDGLNDLVVVNNDTAQIEILYQRGEDTDSDSGKTRLNRNRWDPQLEDARFESEGITIGFPVFDLSVGDLNGDGRADLAYTSGDVPLTVRYQNEAGNWTETDEFDNLETLGWTGTVQISDIDDDGSLELLVISADALRVYHQDKHGQLGEAELYYLTGDNPFNMLLEDVTGDGRKDVLYITSNGDQSLVLREQLSEGGFGPERRFVFERSVRAVRALPQADGESMAFCSVDSRSGGLEFFQLKKAEAVQEAKGFSAAQPEIYPIFKKGRLSANYALGDLNGDGQQDVLAADPAGAELVLFLKESGHFKAAQTFPSFSGISSMACGQFFKDDQDTVVIVSATEKTMGVSQMDKSGRLSFPRQLVLGEGEPLVCAAVDLDEDGYSELVLVSELKGKMTLTLARPANRKDSDSEWVVLSSTELTGVKRKPFAIREVAVFDKDSYGLMIFVAREAPVLLSLDQEDGVTFKEVAQGSTIRESLLKDIQPAQVSVFDVNGDGSNELVVGRAGYARALKVKDGNLEMVDQFNARRGDDMVSAVVPLYERGDVQQLVFYVSGVGEFQLLERDEDGVFRYRSTVAAGKINLKEWHELKARKGASEFIFTGDDRFWRLPTQANAWTRLVEESYETDLEAVHYSYVESADFDQDGGVDLIAVDGQSHVVEFLVQKESKWESRMFWEVFEQNLHYQGRTGSKVEPREVVIGDFTGDGKLDFAFLVHDRILFYPQE; encoded by the coding sequence ATGAGAGCTGGCTTAAAGCAGAGTCTTTTGTGTGGCTGCGGCGTGTTGTTCGTGAGCTTGCTTACGGGCGCAGAGACATCGTCGTTTTCGTTTTCAGGGCCGGAGGTGTTGAAGTTGGACTGGGGGACGCGCGCGCTGAATGTGTGTGATGTCAATCAGGATGGCTTGAACGATTTGGTCGTGGTGAATAATGATACGGCACAGATCGAGATATTGTATCAGCGTGGCGAGGATACGGATAGTGATAGTGGTAAGACACGGCTAAACCGTAACCGTTGGGATCCGCAACTTGAAGATGCGCGATTTGAGAGCGAAGGCATTACGATCGGCTTTCCTGTATTTGATTTGTCGGTGGGGGATTTAAATGGAGATGGTCGTGCGGACTTGGCCTATACTTCGGGCGACGTGCCATTGACTGTTCGGTATCAGAACGAGGCTGGGAATTGGACGGAGACCGATGAGTTTGATAATCTAGAAACTCTTGGTTGGACAGGCACCGTTCAGATTTCGGACATCGATGACGATGGGAGTCTTGAGTTGTTGGTTATTTCTGCGGATGCGCTGCGTGTGTATCATCAGGATAAGCATGGGCAGCTCGGAGAGGCGGAGCTCTACTACCTGACTGGCGATAATCCGTTTAATATGCTGCTAGAGGATGTTACGGGAGATGGACGCAAGGATGTGCTCTACATTACATCCAATGGTGATCAGTCGCTGGTGTTGCGTGAGCAGTTAAGTGAGGGGGGCTTTGGGCCTGAGCGGCGCTTTGTTTTTGAGCGTTCGGTGCGCGCGGTGCGCGCGCTACCTCAAGCGGATGGTGAGTCGATGGCATTTTGCTCGGTGGATTCGCGCAGCGGTGGGCTGGAATTCTTTCAATTAAAGAAGGCTGAGGCGGTGCAGGAGGCGAAGGGCTTTTCGGCTGCGCAGCCAGAGATCTACCCGATCTTTAAGAAGGGGCGTTTGTCGGCGAATTATGCGCTGGGTGATTTGAATGGGGATGGACAGCAGGATGTGTTAGCAGCAGATCCCGCGGGTGCGGAACTCGTGCTATTTTTGAAAGAGTCTGGACATTTTAAGGCGGCGCAGACGTTTCCCTCGTTTTCGGGGATTTCTTCGATGGCGTGTGGGCAGTTTTTTAAAGATGATCAAGATACCGTTGTGATTGTGAGTGCGACGGAGAAGACCATGGGCGTGAGTCAGATGGATAAGAGTGGGCGACTCTCATTTCCCCGTCAGCTGGTGTTAGGAGAGGGCGAGCCGCTGGTGTGTGCGGCAGTCGATCTGGATGAAGATGGATATTCGGAGTTAGTGCTGGTGAGCGAGTTGAAGGGTAAGATGACGTTGACGCTTGCTCGACCTGCTAACCGCAAGGATTCGGATTCTGAATGGGTGGTGCTCTCTAGCACTGAGCTGACTGGTGTTAAGCGTAAGCCGTTCGCAATTCGTGAGGTGGCCGTGTTTGATAAAGATAGCTACGGGCTGATGATCTTTGTGGCGCGAGAGGCACCGGTGCTGTTGTCTTTGGATCAGGAAGATGGCGTGACTTTTAAAGAGGTGGCGCAGGGCTCGACGATTCGTGAGAGCTTGTTAAAGGATATTCAGCCAGCGCAGGTCAGTGTATTTGACGTGAATGGCGACGGCTCGAATGAGTTGGTCGTCGGAAGGGCAGGCTATGCGCGTGCGCTTAAAGTGAAGGATGGCAACCTTGAAATGGTGGATCAATTTAATGCGCGACGTGGAGATGATATGGTCTCGGCGGTCGTGCCGTTATATGAGCGAGGCGATGTGCAGCAGTTGGTTTTCTATGTAAGCGGCGTAGGTGAGTTTCAATTACTAGAGCGTGATGAGGATGGCGTATTTCGCTATCGCAGCACAGTCGCTGCTGGGAAGATTAATTTGAAGGAGTGGCATGAATTGAAGGCACGTAAGGGGGCATCGGAATTTATCTTTACCGGAGACGATCGCTTTTGGAGATTACCTACGCAGGCCAATGCTTGGACGCGTCTAGTTGAGGAAAGCTACGAGACGGACCTCGAAGCCGTGCACTATAGCTATGTGGAGAGCGCAGACTTCGATCAAGATGGCGGTGTTGATTTGATTGCAGTGGATGGACAGAGCCATGTGGTGGAATTTCTAGTGCAAAAAGAATCAAAGTGGGAAAGCCGAATGTTCTGGGAAGTGTTCGAGCAAAACCTGCATTACCAAGGTCGCACTGGCAGTAAGGTGGAACCGCGTGAAGTCGTGATTGGCGATTTTACGGGAGATGGGAAACTTGATTTCGCGTTTTTAGTGCATGACCGTATTTTATTTTACCCACAAGAATGA
- a CDS encoding DUF1343 domain-containing protein — protein MLNFLRLLSLTLLASCSLIAQTDRIYLGIDVLEQSGFRAVEAKRIGLLTHPAGVNRNGVSTIEVLRRAPNVNLVALFGPEHGIYGNEKANVPVDDKIDPRTGLPVYSLYGKYRKPSAKMLSGLDALVIDLQDVGVRSYTYVSCMRYAMEACFENGVEVIVLDRPNPLGGLKVDGPPLDRQWRSYVGAFHVPYVHGLTIGELAQVARYTSGTMEVPDRVRQNGKLTVIKMRGWNRNMLWPQTGLKWVPTSPYIPDLSAVLGYSMTGLGAQVGGFSHGIGTPYPFRFLRFTGKSPQAVQQALMAKRIPGLSFRIIRTKTKAGAPVEGVYVSVSDWAKVRPTEISFYMMQLTAAWTPGNPFTSAKNPGLFNKHVGSTAWWNEISQRGAQARTKDFVQAWATQAQNFQHGSARFYLY, from the coding sequence ATGCTTAACTTCCTCCGTCTCCTCTCGCTGACACTACTCGCGTCCTGCTCCCTGATCGCCCAAACCGATCGTATCTACCTCGGCATCGATGTGCTCGAGCAATCCGGCTTCCGTGCAGTCGAAGCGAAACGCATCGGCCTGCTCACTCATCCCGCCGGCGTCAACCGCAATGGAGTCAGCACCATCGAGGTGCTACGCCGTGCGCCGAATGTGAACCTCGTCGCACTGTTTGGCCCGGAGCATGGCATCTATGGGAACGAAAAGGCCAATGTCCCAGTTGATGATAAGATCGACCCGCGCACTGGCCTCCCCGTCTATTCACTCTACGGCAAATATCGTAAGCCCTCGGCCAAAATGCTTAGCGGACTCGACGCTCTAGTCATCGACCTACAAGACGTCGGCGTGCGCTCTTACACATATGTCAGCTGCATGCGCTATGCGATGGAAGCCTGCTTCGAAAATGGCGTCGAAGTCATTGTGCTGGACCGCCCGAACCCACTCGGTGGCCTAAAAGTCGACGGCCCTCCGCTCGATCGCCAGTGGCGCAGCTACGTAGGTGCGTTTCACGTGCCCTACGTGCATGGCCTCACTATTGGCGAGCTGGCTCAGGTCGCTCGATACACCTCAGGCACGATGGAAGTGCCTGATAGAGTGCGCCAGAATGGAAAGCTCACCGTGATCAAGATGCGTGGCTGGAACCGTAACATGCTTTGGCCGCAGACAGGCCTGAAGTGGGTGCCCACTTCGCCTTACATTCCCGACCTTTCCGCCGTTCTCGGCTACTCGATGACAGGCCTCGGCGCACAGGTCGGCGGCTTTTCGCACGGTATCGGCACGCCCTACCCATTTCGCTTCCTACGCTTTACTGGTAAATCCCCTCAAGCAGTGCAACAAGCACTCATGGCGAAGCGCATCCCCGGTCTGAGCTTTCGTATCATTCGCACGAAAACCAAGGCAGGTGCTCCAGTCGAAGGCGTCTATGTGAGCGTCAGCGATTGGGCGAAAGTCCGTCCCACCGAAATCAGCTTTTATATGATGCAGCTCACAGCCGCATGGACCCCCGGCAATCCCTTCACCAGCGCAAAAAATCCTGGGCTATTTAATAAACATGTCGGCAGCACCGCATGGTGGAATGAGATCAGTCAACGCGGCGCTCAGGCCAGAACCAAAGACTTCGTGCAAGCATGGGCAACGCAGGCACAAAACTTTCAGCACGGAAGCGCACGCTTCTACCTCTACTAG
- a CDS encoding pyridoxamine 5'-phosphate oxidase family protein — protein MNHLPEEVTKAWEARNPLAVLTTVSKSGTPNTVYVSCYGLGKGKQIMICDIKFGQTLNNLKHGKPEVSFLFQAPNFGAYQLKGFPHYATDGEQFEQGKVFAKPEATVRGVLAIEVTAIYKGSENIQC, from the coding sequence ATGAATCATTTACCTGAAGAAGTCACAAAAGCGTGGGAGGCTCGTAACCCACTCGCGGTATTAACGACTGTAAGTAAAAGTGGCACACCGAATACTGTGTATGTCAGCTGTTATGGCCTAGGAAAAGGAAAGCAGATTATGATCTGCGACATCAAGTTCGGGCAGACGCTCAACAATCTAAAGCACGGAAAACCAGAGGTGTCGTTTCTATTTCAAGCACCCAACTTCGGTGCCTACCAACTCAAGGGCTTCCCACACTATGCCACCGACGGTGAGCAGTTTGAACAAGGCAAGGTCTTTGCCAAACCAGAGGCAACTGTCCGCGGAGTCTTAGCGATCGAAGTCACCGCCATCTACAAAGGCTCAGAGAACATCCAGTGCTGA
- a CDS encoding trypsin-like peptidase domain-containing protein — MSFLTLALTSLHAIHSIELKDGSGIRGAIVLERPDVYYVDLGFDVVTVPKAAVASLGEVDAQSGEVISSEVTDTLYSVAADRGDQPILEWVEQLGEAVALVQTPTGLGSGFVIHADGYVVTNDHVIAGEHRISVTIFRKGANDMSKVTYDNVRIVATSSELDLALLKIEPETDEVFESVTLAAVDGGVREGQTVFAIGSPLGLDRTVSEGIISVANRVIGGRLYLQTTTQINPGNSGGPLFNLRGEVVGVNNMKIAAVGAEGLGFSISAHIVKSFLDNRDAYAFDPRNPNTGFRYLSPPEVRTED, encoded by the coding sequence TTGTCTTTTCTCACCCTTGCCCTTACCTCGTTACATGCGATTCATTCGATTGAATTGAAGGATGGTAGCGGAATTCGGGGAGCAATCGTCTTGGAACGGCCTGATGTGTATTACGTGGATCTAGGCTTTGATGTGGTGACGGTGCCTAAGGCTGCTGTCGCAAGTCTAGGGGAAGTGGATGCTCAGAGCGGTGAGGTTATTTCTTCTGAGGTTACGGATACGCTGTATAGTGTGGCGGCAGATCGGGGGGATCAACCAATCTTAGAGTGGGTGGAACAGTTGGGCGAAGCTGTCGCTCTGGTGCAAACTCCGACGGGCTTAGGCTCGGGCTTTGTCATCCATGCCGATGGCTATGTGGTGACGAATGATCATGTGATTGCAGGCGAGCACCGCATCTCAGTGACAATTTTTAGAAAAGGCGCGAATGATATGTCTAAGGTGACGTATGATAATGTGCGGATCGTGGCGACGAGTTCGGAGCTGGACCTTGCGTTGCTCAAGATTGAGCCGGAGACGGACGAGGTGTTTGAGAGTGTGACCTTGGCTGCCGTGGATGGTGGTGTGCGTGAGGGGCAGACTGTCTTTGCGATTGGTAGTCCGTTGGGGCTGGATCGCACTGTATCTGAGGGCATCATCAGTGTGGCGAACCGTGTGATTGGTGGGCGGCTGTATTTGCAGACGACGACGCAGATCAATCCCGGTAATTCGGGCGGCCCGTTGTTTAACCTGCGCGGCGAAGTCGTGGGCGTGAACAATATGAAGATCGCTGCCGTGGGTGCCGAGGGGCTGGGCTTCTCGATTTCTGCGCATATCGTAAAGTCATTTTTGGATAATCGAGATGCGTATGCATTCGATCCGCGTAACCCGAATACGGGGTTCCGCTACTTGAGCCCGCCGGAGGTGAGGACAGAGGATTGA
- a CDS encoding RluA family pseudouridine synthase, with protein sequence MPDRIIEFTVPSGVKSGRADKIFASEFDDISRVRLQKAFEAGQVTFDGITIDKRFKVNRPGLLRAVLEEIEVREGAKAVDIPLDIIYEDESIVVVNKAAGMVTHPGSGTGEDTLVHALLHHTNGQLSSIGAPDRPGIVHRLDKETTGLIVAAKTDRAHHKLVASFSARETYKRYLALVIGTPRKTAGTCDGAIARHRVHRTRMALSAMGKEAKTDWSVEHSFGGQVALVSCVIHTGRTHQIRVHMSGLNHPLLGDTTYGYRPSRLKDIDVPRVMLHSTEFHVQHPERDEEMEFIAPLPADFQGLMDRLTV encoded by the coding sequence ATGCCAGATCGTATCATTGAATTTACTGTGCCTTCGGGTGTGAAGTCCGGGCGCGCGGATAAGATTTTTGCCTCGGAGTTTGACGATATTAGTCGTGTCCGTTTGCAGAAAGCTTTTGAGGCGGGGCAAGTGACCTTTGATGGCATCACAATTGATAAGCGCTTTAAGGTGAATCGCCCCGGGTTGTTGCGCGCGGTGCTTGAAGAGATCGAGGTGCGTGAGGGTGCGAAGGCGGTGGATATTCCGTTGGATATTATTTACGAGGATGAGTCGATCGTCGTGGTCAATAAGGCTGCGGGCATGGTCACCCATCCTGGCAGTGGCACGGGCGAGGATACTTTAGTGCATGCCTTGCTGCACCATACCAATGGTCAGTTGAGCAGTATCGGTGCGCCGGATCGTCCGGGTATTGTGCATCGCTTGGATAAGGAAACGACTGGCCTGATCGTGGCGGCGAAGACGGATCGGGCGCATCATAAGCTGGTGGCCTCCTTTAGTGCGCGTGAGACGTATAAGCGCTACCTAGCTTTGGTGATCGGCACCCCTCGTAAGACGGCGGGCACCTGTGATGGTGCGATTGCGCGGCATCGTGTGCATCGCACGCGCATGGCACTCTCTGCAATGGGCAAAGAAGCCAAGACGGACTGGTCGGTGGAGCATAGCTTCGGTGGGCAGGTGGCGTTGGTTAGTTGTGTGATCCATACGGGGCGCACGCATCAGATTCGCGTGCATATGAGCGGGTTGAATCACCCGCTGCTGGGCGATACCACATATGGTTATAGGCCGAGTCGTTTGAAGGACATTGATGTGCCGCGCGTCATGCTACATTCGACAGAGTTTCATGTGCAGCACCCTGAGCGTGATGAGGAGATGGAGTTTATTGCTCCGTTGCCAGCCGATTTTCAAGGGCTGATGGATCGACTGACTGTTTAG
- a CDS encoding ATP-binding protein, which yields MRISTKIGIAVACSLLAFALFVGISRYSIAEVRSHEQRLTQLNVVSRELSNVVIGNRIFQDRMTGERYVQSSLENSIEILDRLSVNADAYDIDTLADMITRIEEYETVFKRLVQSKQFLADLDKDVREGVIRFGAHSVAMQKYLDAHHQELHASFTEETIQLESLERFMSANSYVWGWLNRAIGVIDRDLLLENDLGRFRANFEIARQTYEAKYLELEALAETLELEPLDVYLESMRVVMQDLRAVAVEFTVAAKVERESVELLENHGVRLREMVDYLILSSQERSDRQSANLSLLFWISVVVLFAGAIGLGVWFTLGISRPISRLSRNFNTVAGGDFDLQVPAGGKSELDDLARAFNDMTDQLRHSYSEVEEKVRLRTKELQLATARSKKMAELAQEANLAKSDFLATMSHEIRTPLNSIIGFSEMLQDTPMDEEQLQDLQAIRNSGGILLDLISEILDLSKIEAGKVQLTVSLVDLENMITEVVGLFRVNADKKGLAIHVDISDEIRADVCSDRTRLQQLLNNLLSNAVKFTAEGEIRVRAWLEDHGEVDGPRYYISVSDTGIGIPEDKIDDVFLAFTQADSSTTRQYGGTGLGLAICYRIVEMLGGEISAVSRLGHGSTFTFYFRSWADRMQDALQDQTAIERELDLPTSTRVLVVEDDALNYKLTQKILSRHGLHAVWARDGHEAIGQVESLDYDLILMDLQMPDMDGLEATYAIREMCANRSQPYISALTANALDESRDACEMAGMQDFITKPVSGDSLKAALLRYQAYRVGQAKRELEAE from the coding sequence ATGCGCATTTCGACAAAAATAGGAATTGCAGTTGCTTGCTCGCTCTTGGCGTTTGCGCTGTTTGTGGGGATTAGCCGTTATTCGATTGCAGAGGTGAGGAGCCACGAGCAGCGCTTGACGCAGTTGAATGTCGTCTCTCGTGAGCTTTCAAATGTCGTGATCGGGAATCGTATTTTCCAAGACCGTATGACTGGTGAGCGTTATGTGCAGAGTTCCTTGGAGAACTCGATCGAGATTCTTGATCGGCTGAGCGTGAATGCAGATGCGTATGATATTGATACGTTAGCCGACATGATTACGCGTATTGAAGAATATGAGACTGTATTCAAGCGCTTGGTGCAGAGTAAGCAGTTCTTGGCTGATTTGGATAAAGACGTGCGCGAAGGAGTCATTCGATTCGGAGCTCATAGCGTGGCGATGCAGAAGTATCTCGATGCCCATCATCAGGAGCTGCATGCAAGTTTTACAGAAGAGACGATCCAGTTGGAGAGCTTGGAGCGTTTTATGAGTGCAAATAGTTATGTGTGGGGCTGGTTGAATCGAGCGATCGGCGTGATTGATCGGGATCTGTTGTTAGAAAATGATTTGGGGCGCTTTCGGGCTAACTTTGAAATCGCACGTCAAACGTATGAAGCAAAGTATCTTGAATTAGAAGCGTTAGCGGAGACGTTGGAGCTTGAGCCCCTAGATGTATATCTCGAATCCATGCGCGTTGTGATGCAGGATCTACGCGCGGTCGCAGTCGAATTCACAGTAGCTGCCAAAGTGGAAAGAGAGTCCGTAGAGCTTCTGGAGAATCATGGTGTGCGCTTACGTGAGATGGTGGATTACTTGATCCTCTCTAGCCAAGAGCGGAGTGATCGACAGTCTGCGAACTTGAGCCTATTATTCTGGATTTCTGTGGTTGTTTTATTCGCTGGCGCGATTGGTTTGGGTGTCTGGTTTACTTTGGGGATTAGTCGGCCGATTAGTCGTTTGTCGCGAAATTTCAATACAGTTGCTGGAGGTGATTTCGACTTACAAGTGCCTGCCGGGGGGAAGAGTGAATTAGATGATTTAGCACGGGCATTTAATGACATGACCGATCAGTTGCGGCATAGTTATTCTGAGGTCGAAGAGAAGGTGAGGCTGCGCACTAAGGAGCTACAATTGGCAACCGCTCGATCGAAGAAAATGGCTGAGTTGGCGCAGGAGGCAAATTTGGCAAAGAGTGATTTTCTCGCGACGATGAGCCATGAGATCCGCACACCGCTGAATTCGATTATTGGATTCAGCGAAATGTTACAGGATACGCCCATGGATGAAGAACAGCTGCAGGACTTGCAGGCCATTCGAAATTCGGGGGGGATCTTATTGGATTTGATTAGTGAGATCCTAGATCTATCAAAAATCGAAGCAGGTAAAGTGCAGCTGACTGTTTCGCTTGTGGATTTAGAGAACATGATCACGGAGGTGGTGGGTTTGTTTCGTGTGAATGCGGATAAGAAGGGGCTCGCGATTCATGTCGATATATCAGACGAAATTCGTGCCGATGTTTGTTCGGATCGGACGCGTTTGCAGCAGCTGCTAAATAATTTGTTGAGTAATGCGGTGAAATTCACTGCCGAAGGGGAGATACGTGTGCGTGCGTGGTTGGAAGACCACGGTGAAGTAGATGGCCCGCGTTATTATATTTCAGTGAGTGATACGGGCATCGGGATTCCTGAGGATAAGATTGATGACGTGTTTCTTGCCTTCACACAGGCAGACTCTTCGACGACCCGTCAGTATGGAGGCACGGGTTTAGGGCTCGCGATTTGTTATCGAATCGTGGAAATGCTTGGCGGAGAGATCTCCGCGGTAAGTCGTTTGGGGCATGGCAGCACCTTTACATTTTATTTTAGAAGCTGGGCAGACCGGATGCAGGATGCTTTGCAGGATCAGACAGCCATCGAGCGGGAGCTGGATTTGCCCACGTCAACTCGTGTGTTGGTGGTGGAAGATGATGCGTTAAATTATAAATTAACTCAGAAGATTTTGAGTCGCCATGGGCTACATGCCGTCTGGGCTAGAGATGGGCATGAGGCGATCGGGCAAGTTGAATCGCTTGATTATGACTTGATCTTAATGGATCTACAGATGCCGGATATGGATGGCTTAGAGGCAACTTATGCAATACGCGAAATGTGTGCGAATCGATCGCAGCCATACATTTCTGCGCTGACTGCGAATGCTTTGGATGAAAGCCGCGATGCCTGTGAGATGGCAGGCATGCAGGACTTTATCACTAAGCCAGTGTCCGGGGATTCGTTGAAGGCCGCTTTGTTGCGCTATCAAGCCTATCGTGTGGGGCAGGCGAAGCGTGAGCTTGAGGCCGAATGA
- a CDS encoding ABC transporter substrate-binding protein, with protein sequence MRRIRNQFIATVLCVAVLLLGVGCESESVPEGQVLKVGVIASLSGEGQRGGIVTVNCASVIADYYNEHGGLEVDGERYRIELLVRDDVSDASRALEIAYDFVQAGDVHYVIGPEGNAVSEAVAPVLDSAGILYLHYGLSNRLLSSSSYGVLAKPRAIQLFASVVDYLKENQGDLGELSVCVLVGASRPAMYQKLKVEEMVEQAGIEVVRFARFDVTEAVFDLSHPPVAVQSFVARVVSSQSNVVILCGQPHGTLSLAVSSLREGGYTGLVIARDLQQLNDARESRLMAGEVWLVGCSAPIEERSDYYLNLKDRYLDTFSEWDADVDLKLYALESVLRGVVHCGSEAVSSSEMLIESIETLNFPDPFIVEMRMMGLQGGTLLTGGRQLSIPILLSKYSGGEMEVVYRSDSSSR encoded by the coding sequence ATGAGACGCATCCGGAATCAGTTTATCGCTACGGTGCTGTGTGTGGCTGTGCTTCTTTTAGGAGTCGGTTGTGAGAGCGAGTCTGTTCCGGAGGGCCAGGTGCTGAAAGTCGGGGTGATTGCTTCTCTAAGTGGGGAGGGGCAGCGTGGCGGTATCGTTACGGTGAACTGTGCGAGTGTGATCGCCGATTATTATAATGAGCACGGAGGCTTGGAAGTCGATGGCGAGCGCTACCGTATCGAACTGCTGGTGCGAGATGATGTGAGTGACGCGTCTCGAGCGTTAGAGATTGCGTATGATTTTGTGCAGGCGGGCGATGTCCATTATGTGATCGGCCCAGAGGGGAATGCGGTCAGTGAGGCAGTTGCTCCGGTTCTGGATTCTGCCGGTATTTTGTATCTCCACTACGGGTTATCCAATCGTTTGTTAAGCAGTTCGAGTTATGGGGTTTTGGCAAAGCCGCGGGCGATCCAGCTGTTTGCAAGTGTGGTGGATTATTTAAAGGAAAACCAAGGGGACCTCGGGGAATTGTCTGTGTGTGTGCTAGTTGGTGCTTCCCGACCTGCGATGTATCAGAAGTTGAAGGTGGAGGAAATGGTGGAGCAAGCGGGCATCGAAGTGGTTCGATTTGCACGTTTCGATGTGACTGAGGCAGTCTTTGATTTGTCGCATCCTCCAGTTGCGGTTCAGTCTTTTGTGGCACGGGTGGTTTCGAGTCAGTCGAATGTAGTCATCTTATGTGGTCAACCGCATGGCACACTTTCGTTGGCGGTGTCCTCTCTTCGAGAGGGAGGTTATACTGGTCTCGTGATTGCTCGTGATTTACAGCAGTTGAATGATGCGAGGGAGTCTCGTTTGATGGCAGGTGAGGTGTGGCTAGTCGGCTGCTCTGCGCCGATCGAGGAGCGTAGTGATTATTATTTGAATTTGAAGGATCGCTACCTCGATACATTCTCAGAATGGGATGCGGATGTGGATCTCAAATTGTATGCGCTGGAGAGCGTGCTTCGTGGTGTCGTTCATTGTGGGAGCGAAGCAGTGAGCTCTTCTGAGATGTTGATTGAGTCGATCGAAACGCTCAATTTCCCAGACCCTTTTATCGTTGAAATGCGGATGATGGGTTTGCAGGGGGGCACGCTGTTGACAGGTGGTCGGCAATTATCGATTCCTATTTTGCTTTCGAAATATAGTGGAGGTGAGATGGAAGTTGTCTATCGTTCTGATTCTTCATCTCGATAA